A single Alkalibaculum bacchi DNA region contains:
- a CDS encoding DUF3427 domain-containing protein — translation MELLNSLYTGFVDSESISLEGYRPKLLLNNSEKGQKILTSIIKELNQCDEFFFSVSFITQSGVLTLLNTLKDLEAKQIKGKIVASQYLNFTDPIALEKLLNFSNIELRMEVDYQLHAKGYIFRKGDTYNLIVGSSNMTQDALCKNKEWNIKVSSTNKGTLIQETLLEFEETFNHAQVVDLAWIEAYKIIYQRVQYQDIKQSDNYISESNFAYQVDTIQNIPKIMPNTMQVRALLGIEAIRAKHEKKALLISATGTGKTYLAAFDVKNFRPKRLLFLAHREQLLNQSINSFKNVLGEHIQCGKLTGKYKEVDAQYLFSSIQTVSKEEVLTQFHPECFDYIVIDESHRVGADTYQRILNYFRPQFLLGMTATPERTDGHNVFEDFDFNIAYEIRLQEAMREEMLCPFHYFGISEININGEELGDDSDFRHLIVQERVDNILEKAAFYGYHGNRVKGLIFCSRNDEARELSKMFNTKGLRTVALSGEHSQQERETAIERLEQDSIDNYLDYIFTVDIFNEGVDIPKINQIIMLRPTQSAIIFVQQLGRGLRKSQGKEYVVILDFIGNYKRNFMIPVALSDDRSFNKDNIRRFVVEGSKVIPGCSTVNFDTISKKKIFESIDKIRNGDIKRLIRDSYQNLKFRLGHVPYLMDFEKHDAIDVGLIFENYGSYSNFLMKHDKDEAYAYTREQLIILEFISIKLALGKRPHELIVLKNILRGENNVIDKTLKTLRETYHLKVTHKTKVNLINVLTNKFATGTGKNTYKSCVFIEQGGDGYECSQTFKKALEDEYLRRDITELVDYGLYRYQSRYGNSYHQMSFQLNMKYSYEEVCRLLEWEENVVALNIGGYKYDEKTKTFPVFINYHKDDDIADSIKYQDRFESRKKLIAISKSKRSKSSKDVQTIYNAKAQNVAIHLFVRKDKNDEASKEFYYLGLMHAIDEPKEIVMNDSGLTAVELYYQLETEVREDVYEYITENN, via the coding sequence TGAAAGTATTTCACTTGAAGGATATCGTCCCAAACTTCTATTAAACAACTCGGAAAAAGGACAAAAGATTCTTACAAGTATTATCAAAGAACTTAATCAATGTGATGAGTTCTTCTTTTCTGTATCATTTATTACCCAAAGTGGAGTTCTTACATTGCTCAATACATTAAAGGATCTGGAAGCTAAACAAATTAAAGGCAAAATTGTCGCTTCTCAATATTTGAATTTTACTGATCCAATAGCTCTCGAAAAATTACTCAATTTTAGCAATATTGAACTACGAATGGAAGTAGACTATCAATTACATGCGAAAGGCTATATATTCAGAAAAGGTGATACCTATAATTTAATTGTGGGTAGCAGCAATATGACACAGGATGCCTTATGTAAAAACAAAGAGTGGAATATCAAAGTTTCGTCAACAAACAAAGGAACGTTGATCCAGGAAACACTACTAGAATTTGAGGAAACTTTTAATCATGCTCAGGTAGTAGATTTGGCATGGATAGAAGCATATAAGATTATATACCAACGAGTTCAATATCAAGATATCAAACAGAGTGATAATTATATTTCAGAAAGCAATTTTGCATACCAAGTGGATACAATCCAGAACATTCCTAAAATCATGCCAAATACAATGCAAGTACGAGCATTATTGGGGATTGAAGCAATCCGTGCAAAACATGAGAAGAAGGCATTGCTAATCTCAGCAACAGGAACTGGGAAAACGTACTTAGCAGCATTTGATGTAAAAAACTTTAGACCGAAGCGACTCTTATTTTTAGCCCATCGTGAACAGTTGCTGAACCAATCCATCAACAGTTTTAAGAATGTATTAGGAGAACACATCCAATGTGGTAAGCTCACAGGAAAATATAAAGAGGTAGATGCTCAGTACCTTTTTTCGTCCATTCAGACTGTATCGAAGGAAGAGGTACTTACACAATTTCACCCAGAGTGTTTTGATTATATTGTAATAGATGAAAGTCATAGGGTGGGTGCCGACACATATCAGAGAATATTAAATTACTTTAGACCGCAATTTCTTTTAGGAATGACTGCAACACCTGAACGAACTGATGGTCATAATGTTTTTGAAGATTTTGACTTTAATATTGCTTATGAGATTCGACTTCAAGAAGCTATGCGTGAAGAAATGTTATGTCCCTTCCATTATTTTGGTATATCTGAGATTAATATTAATGGTGAAGAATTGGGTGATGACAGTGATTTTCGCCACCTTATAGTACAAGAAAGAGTGGACAACATATTAGAAAAAGCAGCTTTTTATGGATATCATGGTAATAGGGTTAAGGGGCTCATTTTTTGCAGTCGTAACGATGAAGCCCGAGAATTATCTAAAATGTTTAATACTAAAGGCTTACGCACAGTAGCCCTATCAGGTGAACATAGCCAACAAGAACGCGAAACAGCTATTGAGAGACTTGAACAAGATTCTATAGATAATTACCTTGATTATATTTTCACTGTTGATATTTTTAATGAGGGTGTAGATATCCCGAAGATCAATCAAATTATTATGTTGCGTCCTACTCAATCTGCTATTATTTTTGTCCAACAGTTAGGAAGAGGTCTACGAAAGTCTCAAGGAAAAGAGTATGTGGTGATTTTAGACTTTATCGGAAATTATAAGCGAAACTTTATGATTCCAGTGGCTCTTTCAGATGATAGAAGCTTTAATAAGGACAATATTAGACGATTTGTTGTAGAAGGTAGCAAGGTAATACCAGGCTGTTCTACCGTGAATTTTGATACAATTTCTAAGAAGAAAATCTTTGAATCAATTGATAAAATCAGAAACGGCGATATCAAACGTTTGATTCGGGACAGCTATCAAAATCTAAAGTTTCGTTTGGGCCATGTACCCTATCTTATGGACTTTGAAAAGCATGATGCAATAGATGTGGGACTCATCTTTGAAAACTACGGATCTTATAGTAATTTTCTAATGAAACATGACAAAGACGAAGCATATGCCTACACCCGGGAGCAATTGATTATACTAGAATTCATCTCGATTAAGTTAGCCCTAGGAAAAAGACCTCATGAGCTCATAGTTTTAAAAAATATCTTACGTGGTGAAAATAATGTAATTGATAAAACATTGAAAACACTACGAGAGACATATCATTTAAAGGTGACACATAAAACAAAAGTTAACCTTATTAATGTGCTCACTAACAAGTTTGCAACAGGAACAGGTAAAAATACTTATAAATCTTGTGTGTTTATCGAGCAAGGTGGAGATGGCTATGAATGTTCTCAAACTTTTAAGAAAGCATTAGAGGACGAGTATTTACGAAGGGATATTACAGAATTAGTAGACTACGGTTTGTATAGGTATCAATCCCGTTATGGAAACAGTTATCATCAAATGAGTTTTCAATTAAATATGAAATACTCTTATGAAGAAGTATGTCGACTTCTTGAATGGGAAGAGAATGTGGTAGCCCTAAATATAGGCGGATACAAATATGATGAAAAGACAAAAACATTTCCCGTCTTCATAAACTACCATAAGGATGACGATATTGCAGACTCTATTAAATACCAGGATCGTTTTGAATCTCGCAAAAAATTAATTGCTATATCAAAATCTAAGAGAAGCAAAAGCTCCAAGGATGTACAAACTATCTATAACGCAAAAGCACAGAACGTAGCGATTCATTTATTTGTAAGAAAAGATAAAAATGACGAAGCCTCAAAAGAATTCTATTACCTTGGATTAATGCACGCTATCGACGAACCTAAAGAAATTGTAATGAATGATTCAGGACTTACTGCCGTAGAACTTTACTATCAATTAGAAACTGAGGTACGTGAAGACGTGTACGAATATATAACCGAAAATAATTAA
- a CDS encoding McrB family protein: MAISKNISKDDILKAIKYIDENDVPDKNKSTKYELIDKSGKRYPPKYVIAVANHLVNHEAISTEGFNAVEAKNFLEGLNFLIETKQEKFELIITANEVTSTDDQFTLDNIGLGDNYKPLDTYFKNASGAVVRRKYNKGERRNSNQTMPRLACQVFEQLIAALPAEEKENFPICQYTPSTEVIRGIFSSVEEFKKHRNTIEYLIYSYDAEKQFVIYCWNIFSTILFVRDSLKRFGHEGDQFVLVYREKETKEAEQPENEEVEIEEQVKAISGYRNPYSSSLIESKNIILRGAPGTGKTYLAKEIAADIISNGYFDTFSLLTDEQKKQVEFVQFHPNYDYSDFVEGLRPKTYDDGSVGFELQEGVFKKFVAKAKKNFDDSQKPQEVIEKEASIQEIMSDYFSSIELGVDELEIARGTKFYITGIDDKYIHISAPENKISNKLKLNISELKGMLESGQNFTQVKDVTLFFRRVTGLQKDSYYLATFNAIKANKSPAPKSVAKPDKLKPYIFIIDEINRGEISKIFGELFFSIDPGYRGQVGEVSTQYANMHDNPDEKFYIPENVYIIGTMNDIDRSVDSFDFAMRRRFRFIEIKSDERLEMLDTLGEDKEEAIRRMTALNNEISNVEELNENYHIGASYFLKLKYLTFDQLWADYLQPLLQEYVRGMYDENGIMEKFAKGYGYTGDRNDRTQD; this comes from the coding sequence ATGGCAATCTCAAAAAACATTTCAAAAGATGATATTCTAAAAGCGATTAAATATATTGATGAAAATGATGTACCGGATAAAAACAAAAGTACAAAGTATGAATTGATTGATAAATCAGGTAAGAGGTATCCACCCAAATACGTTATTGCAGTAGCAAATCATTTAGTCAATCACGAAGCAATTTCAACTGAGGGATTTAACGCAGTAGAGGCAAAAAACTTTTTAGAAGGACTCAACTTTCTAATTGAAACAAAGCAAGAGAAATTTGAGCTGATTATTACGGCAAACGAAGTAACATCAACTGACGATCAATTTACGTTGGACAATATTGGCCTTGGAGATAATTACAAACCACTTGATACATATTTTAAAAATGCTAGTGGAGCGGTAGTTCGTCGCAAATACAATAAGGGCGAAAGAAGAAACTCAAACCAAACCATGCCACGTTTGGCTTGTCAGGTTTTTGAGCAATTAATTGCCGCTTTACCTGCTGAGGAAAAAGAAAATTTTCCGATTTGCCAGTACACTCCAAGCACTGAAGTCATTCGTGGCATTTTTTCCAGTGTTGAAGAATTTAAGAAACATAGAAATACAATTGAATATTTAATATATAGCTATGATGCAGAAAAACAGTTTGTTATTTATTGTTGGAATATTTTTTCTACCATCCTATTCGTCAGGGATTCCTTGAAGCGTTTTGGCCATGAGGGTGATCAGTTCGTTCTCGTCTATCGCGAAAAGGAAACAAAAGAAGCTGAGCAGCCTGAAAATGAAGAAGTAGAAATTGAAGAGCAAGTTAAAGCAATCAGCGGGTATAGAAATCCTTATTCCAGTAGTCTTATTGAGTCTAAAAACATCATTCTCCGTGGTGCACCGGGGACAGGAAAAACGTATCTCGCAAAAGAAATTGCTGCTGATATCATTAGTAATGGCTATTTTGATACTTTTTCTCTACTGACCGATGAGCAGAAAAAACAGGTTGAATTTGTTCAGTTCCACCCAAATTACGATTATTCTGACTTTGTTGAAGGATTGCGTCCAAAGACATATGATGATGGTTCTGTGGGATTTGAGCTTCAGGAAGGTGTATTTAAGAAATTTGTAGCAAAAGCGAAAAAGAACTTTGATGATTCACAAAAGCCCCAGGAAGTGATAGAAAAAGAAGCATCTATTCAAGAAATTATGTCTGATTATTTCTCAAGCATTGAGTTGGGTGTAGATGAGCTGGAAATCGCTCGTGGTACTAAATTCTATATCACCGGTATTGATGATAAATACATTCATATTTCTGCCCCAGAAAACAAGATATCAAATAAGTTGAAGCTAAATATCAGTGAATTAAAAGGGATGTTGGAGTCTGGCCAAAATTTCACTCAAGTAAAAGATGTTACGTTGTTCTTTCGTAGAGTAACTGGACTTCAAAAAGATTCTTATTATCTAGCTACTTTTAATGCGATTAAAGCTAACAAGTCGCCAGCGCCCAAGTCAGTTGCAAAGCCAGATAAATTGAAGCCTTACATTTTTATTATCGATGAGATTAACCGTGGTGAAATTTCTAAAATTTTTGGAGAGTTGTTTTTCTCAATTGATCCAGGATATCGCGGACAAGTTGGCGAAGTGTCCACACAGTATGCAAATATGCATGATAATCCAGACGAAAAGTTTTACATTCCAGAGAACGTCTATATTATTGGAACGATGAACGATATTGACCGTTCAGTTGATAGTTTTGACTTTGCAATGCGTCGTCGTTTCAGATTTATCGAGATAAAGTCAGATGAACGATTGGAAATGTTAGATACACTTGGCGAAGATAAAGAAGAAGCGATCCGTCGAATGACAGCTTTAAATAATGAAATCTCAAATGTCGAGGAGCTTAACGAAAACTATCACATCGGCGCATCTTATTTTTTGAAGTTAAAATATTTAACCTTTGACCAATTATGGGCAGATTATCTTCAGCCGTTACTTCAGGAATATGTTCGCGGTATGTATGATGAAAACGGCATTATGGAGAAGTTTGCAAAAGGGTATGGTTATACAGGGGACAGAAATGACAGAACTCAAGATTAA
- a CDS encoding 5-methylcytosine restriction system specificity protein McrC, whose product MTELKIKDNALISKRFFDGISNVTEKIIDKTLEQLEQEGVFIFPKLIKDAEDISKDQVILQSFNDCYRSSNVMGFLGYGKERLVIESRFSTGICDYFFQYLLECVLSFPNILELNTDSNQDSLMFNLLLFLFPHYLKEAMRKGLFKTYIQNQYNDGNVKGSIDIPRHVRKNTPFIGNVAYNQREFSYDNYLMQLIRHTIEFIKKKPYGNNLLQKTKDEVSLVVGTTNGYEFFDRRKVIAENIKNPIRHAYYREYRALQRLCIMILQHEKHQIGPGMRQIHGILFDGSWIWEEYINLLIGSDFHHPMNKGRKGAQRLFARNVGLIYPDFISHEVDNRIIVDAKYKPCENIKGSDYQQLLAYMFRFDAKKGIYLYPQNQGVENIELRMNSGSTYENNVCPRDDIMVFKCGLTIPNEVANYEDFKVKIKKSEEDLKLECSSI is encoded by the coding sequence ATGACAGAACTCAAGATTAAGGATAATGCGCTTATTAGTAAAAGATTCTTTGATGGAATCAGCAATGTGACAGAAAAAATTATTGATAAGACACTTGAACAACTTGAACAAGAAGGGGTATTTATTTTCCCTAAACTTATAAAAGATGCAGAAGATATAAGTAAGGATCAGGTGATTTTACAAAGCTTCAATGATTGTTATCGTTCAAGTAATGTTATGGGATTTTTAGGATATGGCAAAGAACGCCTTGTCATTGAATCACGTTTTTCAACTGGCATATGTGATTATTTTTTTCAATATTTGCTTGAATGCGTACTGAGTTTTCCCAATATCTTAGAGCTAAATACCGATTCTAATCAAGATAGCCTTATGTTTAACCTGCTACTATTTTTGTTTCCTCACTATTTAAAAGAAGCGATGCGCAAAGGTCTATTCAAGACGTATATTCAGAATCAGTATAACGATGGAAATGTTAAAGGGTCAATCGATATTCCTCGCCATGTCAGAAAGAATACTCCTTTTATCGGGAATGTAGCATATAATCAGCGCGAGTTTTCATATGATAATTATTTGATGCAGTTGATTCGCCATACGATTGAGTTTATCAAGAAGAAGCCTTATGGTAATAATCTGTTGCAAAAAACAAAAGACGAAGTGTCATTAGTCGTAGGAACGACTAATGGCTATGAGTTTTTTGATAGAAGAAAAGTCATAGCCGAAAACATCAAGAACCCCATCCGCCATGCGTATTATCGTGAGTACAGGGCATTACAGCGCCTGTGCATAATGATTTTACAGCATGAGAAGCATCAAATTGGCCCTGGTATGCGTCAGATTCACGGTATCTTGTTTGACGGTTCGTGGATCTGGGAGGAATACATCAACTTGCTAATTGGCAGTGATTTTCATCACCCAATGAACAAAGGTAGAAAAGGAGCACAACGACTATTTGCTCGGAATGTAGGTCTAATCTATCCAGATTTTATCAGCCACGAGGTGGATAATCGTATAATCGTCGATGCGAAGTATAAGCCTTGCGAAAACATAAAAGGCAGTGATTATCAGCAATTGTTAGCATATATGTTTAGATTTGATGCTAAAAAAGGTATTTATTTATATCCACAAAATCAAGGAGTTGAAAATATTGAGCTAAGAATGAATAGCGGTTCCACTTATGAAAATAATGTTTGTCCAAGAGACGACATAATGGTTTTTAAGTGTGGTTTGACAATTCCTAATGAAGTTGCTAATTATGAAGATTTTAAAGTGAAGATTAAAAAAAGTGAAGAGGATTTAAAACTAGAGTGCTCATCAATCTAG
- a CDS encoding site-specific recombinase encodes MEELQTELLKLATSNADYEKVSDDIHRRRDQKQKLQVENANRDELKKRMADMSTFLKKQSIALTEYYEQLVRRLIEKVTIFEDKFNVEFKSGLTVDVNE; translated from the coding sequence TTGGAGGAACTGCAAACAGAACTTTTGAAGTTGGCCACTTCTAATGCGGACTATGAGAAAGTAAGCGACGACATCCACCGCCGGCGTGACCAGAAGCAGAAACTACAGGTTGAAAACGCCAACCGTGATGAACTCAAAAAGCGTATGGCTGATATGAGCACATTCTTAAAGAAGCAATCCATCGCTCTCACCGAATACTACGAGCAACTTGTCCGGCGGTTGATTGAAAAGGTCACCATCTTCGAGGATAAATTCAATGTTGAGTTCAAATCCGGCTTGACTGTTGATGTAAACGAATAA